The proteins below come from a single Pedobacter aquae genomic window:
- a CDS encoding glycoside hydrolase family 43 protein, producing the protein MNFSVVKVFALSLFLTTGLVAFAQNPIVQTQYTADPAPMVYNGKVYLYTSHDEDNSTWFVMNDWKLYTTEDMVNWTDHGAVASYKVFSWAKGDAWAIQCIERNGKFYLYAPVTSKENNQPAIGVAVSDSPFGPFIDPLGKPLAQLNFGDIDPTVFIDDDKQAYLYWGNPLLKYVTLNEDMISFNGEINKVPMVEASFGKREGNTERPTLYEEGPWLYKRNDLYYLLWAGGPLPEHIGYSTSKSPLGPWKYEGTIMPAEGGSFTNHPSLIDYKGKTYFFYHNGALPKGGGFNRSVAVDELEFNKDGTIKPLKMGNGIQKSLVSVNPYILNQAETIAWSKDFKASQNQEVGVFITAKKSGAYSQVKSVDFGKDGAKKFTARVGTTHNAPINMEIRIDGLDGKLLGTVKIPRTGGNDRWSFVNTNVTDLTSVHDLYFIVNGKVETDLMYFDYWKFTK; encoded by the coding sequence ATGAATTTTAGCGTAGTTAAAGTGTTTGCATTGAGTTTGTTTTTAACCACAGGTTTAGTTGCTTTTGCACAAAATCCAATTGTACAAACGCAGTACACTGCCGACCCTGCTCCAATGGTTTACAACGGTAAAGTGTATTTATATACCAGTCATGATGAGGATAACTCAACTTGGTTTGTAATGAACGATTGGAAATTATACACCACCGAGGATATGGTAAATTGGACCGACCACGGCGCTGTGGCATCATACAAGGTTTTTTCGTGGGCCAAAGGCGATGCTTGGGCAATTCAGTGTATCGAAAGAAACGGTAAATTTTATTTATATGCGCCAGTTACTTCCAAAGAGAATAATCAGCCTGCAATTGGAGTAGCCGTTTCTGATAGTCCTTTTGGGCCATTTATCGATCCCTTAGGGAAACCATTAGCACAATTGAATTTTGGAGATATTGATCCAACAGTTTTTATTGATGATGATAAACAAGCCTATTTATACTGGGGGAATCCACTTTTAAAGTATGTTACTTTAAATGAAGATATGATTTCATTTAATGGAGAAATTAACAAAGTCCCGATGGTAGAAGCTTCTTTTGGTAAAAGAGAAGGCAATACCGAGCGACCAACTTTATACGAAGAAGGACCTTGGTTGTACAAAAGAAACGACTTATACTATTTGCTTTGGGCAGGCGGCCCACTTCCCGAGCATATTGGTTATTCTACCAGTAAAAGCCCTTTAGGGCCTTGGAAGTATGAAGGTACAATTATGCCAGCTGAGGGCGGAAGTTTTACCAATCACCCTAGTTTAATCGATTATAAAGGCAAAACTTATTTCTTTTATCATAACGGAGCCTTACCAAAAGGCGGTGGTTTTAATCGTTCGGTGGCGGTAGACGAATTGGAGTTTAATAAAGATGGCACCATTAAACCTTTGAAAATGGGTAATGGCATTCAAAAAAGCTTAGTATCGGTTAATCCATATATCTTAAATCAAGCGGAAACCATTGCGTGGTCAAAAGATTTTAAAGCCTCTCAAAATCAGGAAGTAGGAGTTTTTATTACAGCAAAAAAATCCGGAGCATATTCACAAGTAAAATCAGTTGATTTTGGAAAAGATGGTGCGAAAAAATTTACAGCAAGAGTAGGAACTACGCACAATGCACCAATTAATATGGAAATTAGAATAGATGGTTTAGATGGAAAATTGCTAGGTACTGTAAAGATACCACGTACAGGAGGTAATGATAGATGGAGCTTTGTAAATACGAACGTTACTGATTTAACTAGTGTTCATGATTTATATTTTATTGTAAATGGCAAAGTAGAAACCGATTTAATGTATTTCGATTATTGGAAGTTTACTAAGTAA
- a CDS encoding glycoside hydrolase family 43 protein: MAQNPIISHVFTADPAPIVYRDTVFLFTSHDTASTSATNYKMPDWRLFSSTDMVTWKDYGSILSPATFSWATGDAYAAQCIERNGKFYWYVSTFHKKDSVSSGGAAIGVAVAEHPAGPYKDLLGKALIINEMTTDMKYGWDDIDPTVMIDDNGQAYMFWGNGSCKWVKLKENMMEVDGPITTFKPKNYIEGPWVYKRKDLYYLVYASAGTKPEMIEYCTSKSIEGPWEYRGIIQENVPNSFTTHPGILDYKGKSYFFYHNGVLPTGGSYRRSICIDYMYYNEDGTIRKIIQTKEGVATVK; this comes from the coding sequence ATGGCTCAAAACCCAATTATTAGTCATGTATTCACAGCCGATCCTGCACCAATTGTTTATCGCGATACCGTGTTTTTGTTTACCAGTCATGATACCGCTTCAACATCGGCAACCAATTACAAAATGCCCGATTGGCGTTTGTTTTCTTCTACCGATATGGTGACTTGGAAAGATTACGGCTCAATACTATCCCCAGCTACATTTTCTTGGGCCACAGGCGATGCTTATGCAGCACAATGTATCGAGCGAAATGGAAAGTTTTATTGGTACGTTTCTACATTTCATAAAAAAGATAGCGTAAGTAGTGGGGGTGCTGCAATTGGCGTTGCCGTAGCCGAGCATCCGGCTGGTCCGTATAAAGATTTATTAGGAAAAGCCTTAATTATTAACGAAATGACAACCGATATGAAATATGGATGGGACGATATTGACCCAACAGTGATGATTGATGATAACGGACAAGCTTATATGTTTTGGGGCAATGGAAGTTGTAAATGGGTGAAATTGAAAGAAAATATGATGGAAGTAGATGGACCAATAACCACTTTTAAACCTAAAAATTACATTGAAGGTCCTTGGGTTTACAAGCGTAAAGATTTATACTATTTGGTTTATGCAAGTGCTGGCACTAAGCCTGAAATGATTGAGTATTGCACTTCAAAAAGCATCGAAGGACCATGGGAATACCGAGGAATTATTCAAGAAAATGTGCCCAATAGTTTTACCACTCATCCGGGTATTTTAGATTATAAAGGCAAATCTTATTTCTTTTACCACAACGGAGTTTTACCTACTGGCGGCAGCTATCGTCGCTCAATTTGTATAGATTATATGTATTACAATGAGGATGGTACAATTCGTAAGATTATTCAAACGAAAGAAGGCGTTGCTACGGTTAAATAA